Below is a genomic region from Scyliorhinus canicula chromosome 2, sScyCan1.1, whole genome shotgun sequence.
ttataaacaaactttattaaaacaaagcaaaagaaaaaaacacttaaacttttacttcagctctaacAGTAACAGATTATATGTAGTTTCTTCACATTAACAcattagttcccattaaacattgCTTTAAATAACCATGCCGCTCTCATACCACTTATACAGACAGGCCAAGTCAATATAtacatttacaaagcaatttttcttctgttagggacattTGTTCAGAACCCTTTCGCAAAGCCTACCTTGCTGACAACTTTCATAACCTCTCTGGTTGATTTCCACAGCCTTCTTCCAGCAACTGTTCAGAACAGTATTCTTTCTCACAttcttcctgagctctacccactcCTCAAATAAAGGTTTTCTGCAGAGGTGGCCAGACCTGAATCCATTATAGTTATCTTGGCTGTCTGATTTCCCACTTCCGTTTCCACAAAAGAACAGAGCAATGCCATTCATATGAAACTAACCTTCCATTGACAGATTAATAagtcatcagactctgtgatgggcTGATGGCTAGTCAAACAAGGCTGTCACAAATAACAATTGATCTTGAGTTGATCACGCTGGTTGAAGTGCGGCATCCTATATATTCTCACTAATGAGactaagtctgaatgggacaaggtaactcaggctGTGGGCATATCCCTCAGACTCTGCTGCTAGCAAtcttttccttcagtctgtttaacccctaaactGCCTGCTatatcttggaccccatttctggacccaagttcctaatatttCCCTCATGACAGGGGAAGGCCTCCTTGGGCTAGATCAAGGTGGTGCACACAGGCTTCAGTCTGGTAAAATGTCAGCGGTTGATGTAGGGGAGTTTAAGTGGCGAGTAATTGATCACATAAAGGCCTCAATTGGCCTACAGGAGGAGATTGCACACTAGCATTCTGGTATTGTACCTCTAGTGGGGAGGTGACAGAAAACACCTCCCCGCCTTCCAACAAATCTTTCAACCCTCACCTGCCAAGCTGCTCCAAGAGAGGAATGTGCAAATTCTGAGCATTACTACAGTTAAGGCTTGACCAACATTTTGAACAGCTTTATGAATTCTCCTTTAAACTTCTGTTTATAAAGCGCAGGGTCCATATTAACCACTATTTCAATCTGCCCTGATAGCTTTAACAATTTGTAATGCAtttacacccaggtctctctgttcgTGCACCTCTTTTAAAACTGtttatgttttattttaaattaccAGAAAGGACAGAAAGATAACAAATCATTCTTGAAAACAAttgtagtttttaaaaagtgacaaTACCTTTACTGGACTCAACATAAGTACATTTTGGATTCTTGCCATTTGAATTTTTTGTACAAACAATTAAAACAGCATCAAAGCAGAATGGAGAGAATCAATGCTCTATCTAGAAACCTGAATAAGGGGATTTTATCTGCAATGACTATAGTTTTTTTCTAATTTGTTTTTTGCTGATATACGCTGCTGAAACTATTAGCATAACAAAAGTATTCTCAGCAGTGGCGTTTCAGTCCAGCGTATAAATATCGAGCTGCATGAAACAGTGCAATGTTCAGGTAGTTGTCTGACTGTGACACTCAAAATGGGCAAGGTAAGGTCAACTCTCATATTTTTCCCATTTACTGATAACCTTTCATGAAATATTTATGAAATCCTAGATTCAGTGAATGCCATTTTATTCCCCACAGATTATCTTTTACGAGGACAGGAACTTCCAGGGTCGGCACTATGAGTGCAGCAGTGAGTGTGCTGACCTGTCCCCTTTCTTCAGCCGCTGTAACTCCATCCGCGTTGAGAGTGACTGGTGGGTGGTCTATGAGAAACCCAATTACATGGGATACCAGTATGTTCTGACCAGGGGAGAATATCCTGACTACCAGCGCTGGATGGGATTCAATGACTGCATTAGGTCATGCCGCTCCTACCCACACGTAAGTTCTGAATTCACATGAACTATCAGTTTACAATCATTTACCGATATTCTTTATATTTGTTGTAAACCATTTAAATATGGCGACAAGAACAACTCAAAGATTGTGAATTctccagtgagtaactcaccttctgaatcccaaagcttgtccaccaaatTCAGAGATgcgatggaattctctccaccaGACTGGATGAGAGCTGCTCCaaccacactcaagaagctcaatatttTAGTAAGGCATGGGAAGTCCACAGCGAGTTGTGGTAAAGAAATTTATTTTACCAACAATATTATCTACACGAGGCCTGTTACACCTCACCGGGTCTTCTCTCCTTTCTGGCCAAACTTTTATACCAGTACTGATTAGCTAGCCCGCCCCAagcaggggagctcgtactcccaaTGAGCTGGATGAGCCCCATGCAGTGTCTACAAAAGGGCTggcctgcaatattttgcttcaaACGGCTGTAGTTGAAAAGTTGACAGAGAATGTGAGTGTTGTGAAGCTGTTCCATTGTTGCGAACATCATAATTAGGCCCAGAATGCTTCTAACACACAGTCACTTTAACCTTCTAGAAATTGACCCAACCTGGTTACTCTTCAAGTGATAGGTTTAGATACTTTCCTAGATGCCCCAGATAATGAGATGAAGCTACAGAATATTGATTGCTACATTAGCCAACTTTGGTTACTTTTTGTGGCGTGATCGCGTATTTAGCTGCTTTAGCTTCAAATTTTGGCCATACTCACAGAGTTACATAACACATTTTCACATGAGTAAACTTGCACCAAGTTAACTGCTTCATTTCACCGTCTTTGTGGCAAATTACTTATTTTTTGAGGGGGATTATTTCAGTACTGGGATAACTGAGAAAAATATGTTCCACACTTAATTCTCTGTCGTTTTAGTCTACAAACTCTCCAGTCCATCTGTATccttttcatagatcatagaatcatagaatttacagtgcagaaggaggccatttggcccatcgagtctgcaccggctcttggaaagagcaccctacccaaggtcaacgactccaccctatccccataacccagtaaccccacccaacactaagggcaattttggacactaaggggaatttatcatggccaatccacctaacctgcacatctttggactgtgggaggaaaccggagtacccggaggaaacccacgcacacacggggagtatgtgcagactccgcacagacagtgacccaagccggattcgaacctgggaccctggagctgtgaagcgattgtgctatccccaATGCTACCATGCCTTTTGGCAGAAGAGGGCCAAGAAATACCAGTAACGATTGAGATCTAATTTTACTAACGATCTGTTCATAGTTAGAATAGCATCGTGACTGACAAAATAGTATATTGAAATGTCCTCGTGTTTTGTTTGTGGAAGTGCAGCCTTGATGCCAATGACAGCCAGTAATTACATTTGATGAATGGTAAACTAGTCATTTCCAAAGTTAtcaacaaattactgcggatgccggaatctgaaacaaaaacagaaaatactggacaatcttagcaggtctgacagcatctgtggagagagaagggagctaacaaaGAGTTggtcagactcgaaatgttagctcccttctctctccacagatgatgtcagacctgctgagattgtcaggcattttctgtttttgattcatTTCCAAATcctttttaacttttattttcatGAGCACGTGTAAGCTCAAGTACTTCACGTTTCCTGTTCTAAAAGGCATTTGCATTTGGCATTCTCTGCAGTACCTATCAACCACACATCtacttgatgcaacttgaatggtATATGCTCTTTATTACAGTACCGGGGAGGCACCTACAGAATGAGGATTTATGAGAGGCCTGACTTTGGAGGACAGATGATGGAATTCATGGAAGACTGTCCATCTGTCTACGATCGTTTCCGTTACCGTGACATCCACTCCTGCCAAGTGATGGACGGTTATTGGATCTTCTATGAACATCCCAACTACAGAGGCCGACAGTACTTCATGAGACCCGGTGAATACAGGAGATACAGTGACTGGGGCGGCTACAACTCAACTATCGGATCTTTCAGACGAATGAGGGATTTCTAATTCGTGAAAACTTGTTTTTCTCATGCTGAAATATTCTGAAACATAATAAAGGTGCAATCAGCAAAACAGATTTTTCTTTGTAGTGTGTTTTTGTGCCTCTGTCGCTCCAGACATTTTATGATCTTGAAACTATAATAAGTATTGGGAAATATATTTTGACCATGAAATTGAAAATGAGAAAATAGATAGCGACATAAgattgtgcaataaagcctttaTTTAAACCAGGGACTACTCGTTATGGCAGCTGTTTTtatagactcccccccccccccccacccccccccccccccccccccccccaccatacttTATGCATAGTACCATGGGTTTCATGGAATAAATAAATGATATATAAAGAAATATTTTAAGAAGTTATCATCCATCTGATAGAGCCCAGCCACCTGGCCCTTTCCTTTGGCCTTTACCTTACACTGTAATAGACAGGGATGATGTTGAGCCTGCACTTGCTATCCACAGGTTCTGTAGCGTGGGCAGAAAATCAGTTTGAGAATTGAGCACAAGAATTGAGAAAACGCGATTTTCCTCTCCCCTCAAattttcccctcccctcaccggTGATGTGACAGGGTTCACGGGCACAAAGGATGTGAATCTTATTTAAATAGATAACCATTTAAATATTATTGGCGGGGTGTCCACCGCATgatcccctcactaaatattcatacgtTGCCAAAGTGACATCATGTTGGCAAGGTTCACAACAGGTTTGGTCAGACATAACACAGTCAAGGGGATCCCCCAGGTGGCATGGAGGTACGTTTAAGccctcagggggaggggggtcatgcCTGAACAGTGCCCTGGACCTACCCCGGCAAAGGTTAGCATTGGTCGTTCCAACCTGTGCCGGGGGCATTGCCAGGGGTGGGCCCTAGTGGAAACCAATTGGGGGGTGCATTAATGTGTGGTTGGAGAGGGAGAGTGGACAATGATGGAGGAGGTGGGGCCGGAGTGCCAGATATACATTTGTCTTGTTGGTGAATGGGGTGCAATGCCAGCGAGGAGCGGTGGGAGTTAGGGGGATGAGTATGCcttctgtcatgggaatgtccctttgaGAAATGCttttgtctcatcacatggcttcaatgatgtcattgtgtgagtggagctgggctgtggctctgtgggttTTTACAATcgctttgagttttggactggtttgaactgcacaagttgaaagaagtgtctctaccttcattttaaaagctgtttccagactgcttggaaacctaaaagagataattgctttctggaaggaattcaaacttgctgtttgaaaaggggaacagagtatcaataacagatgtgcaggttaggtggattggccatgataaattgcccttagtgtccaaaattgcccttagtgttgggtggggttactgggttatggggatagggtgaagttgttgaccttgggtagggtgctctttccaagagccagtgcagactcgatgggctgaatggcctccttctgcactgtaaattctatgatctatgaacaggTCATAAACCAGTAAGAATGCTGTgttgctgggccacacctttgaaaagaggtttctggttttacttggattttgttgtcgaattggaacagttaacgaggaatttatta
It encodes:
- the LOC119961658 gene encoding gamma-crystallin S-1-like translates to MGKIIFYEDRNFQGRHYECSSECADLSPFFSRCNSIRVESDWWVVYEKPNYMGYQYVLTRGEYPDYQRWMGFNDCIRSCRSYPHYRGGTYRMRIYERPDFGGQMMEFMEDCPSVYDRFRYRDIHSCQVMDGYWIFYEHPNYRGRQYFMRPGEYRRYSDWGGYNSTIGSFRRMRDF